One Nicotiana tomentosiformis chromosome 1, ASM39032v3, whole genome shotgun sequence genomic window, GATTTTTtcttagtaaggttttaacgaggcatatTGTCTATTTTTGAACATACAAGGGGGAGTGTTGTAAAACCTATAGTAAGTGTGGATGTCCACTACTCCCACTACTTTCACACATGATATAAATAACCTCCCACTCCTCATCACTATTATGATTGTAATTCCCACAACTCCACAACTCCTCTCCATGATCTTCCCCCATGATCTCAATTATTAATGTCATGTTTAAGACACTCCTTTTGTAACCTTCTATGtaatagtataaatagaggaaTGAAATGTGATATGGGACACACTTGAATACTTAATGGAATAAGAAagttatttcttcttcttttattttattacttATCTTCTCgttttatattgttactttgagctacaTTTCATaacactaaaaaaataaaaagaaatatcgTATGTACAAACTGAGACGGATTTAGGGGGCAGTAGGGGGTTCACTCGAACCCGCTTCACCGAAAAATTACACCGTATACGGCAAAATCGATTTTTTTAActcaatatattatattttgaatctcCTTGACATAGACCAAAAGCATAGCTCAGTGGTCAAGGGGATTCAAAACCTTTAGTTTAGTTTCCACTGGCCATAATCTCTTCTAATTTTTTAACCTTTTTTTTTTGGACCTTCTTAGCGAAAATCCTGCCTCCACCACTATGTACAAATGTACCCATATTTCTACTGTGGAGTGGCTCTACAATGAATCAATACTCCCTTGCTACCTTTTAGGAGAACTCCATGCGAAATGAAGAATTTTGCATTTCGGAAAAACTCAAAATCACGATGCAAGTTAGGCGGATAATTTGTTGGGGAGGCGAATATGCGAGGAATAAGCTTTTGCGTCCAATTCAAAGGAGATAATTTGTTGGTGTTAGGCTTTTAGAACACAAGCAAACGTCATTCACCATTGCTTTGTAGAGAACGAATGATTTTGGATGGAATTATGAAAAAATTACCTAAAGATGTGGCAATTTATATACTCTTGAGGTTTTCAGTGAAATCTCTTGTACGATTTAAATTCATCTCCAAAAGTTGGTACACTCTCATACAATCCTCAACATTTATCAATAGTCATCTCAACCGCACAACCACCAAAAATGAATTCATTCTTTTCAGCCGCTCCTTCAGAGTAGAAACCGAAGGATTTAAAAATGTGCTGTCTATTCTTTCTAGTGACGATTACGATGATCTTATTCCCGGTTCACAAGATCTGGATCTGCCATGTCTTACCTTCACTCCTTACTATCGTTATAATGAACTTGTCGGCCCTTGTGATGGTTTGATTGTTTTGACTGATAATGAGGTTATCGTTTCATTTAATGCAGCTACCAAAAATTACATGCTAGTCCCACCTAGCCCTTTTGTTTGTTCAAAGGGTTATCATCTCTACTTTATAGGTGGCATTGGGTTTGGTTTTGATTCGATTGGGAATGATCACTACAAGTTTGTCAGGATTTCAGAAGTTTTTCTCGATACTGACTGGGGTTCCGAGGAGAAAGAGCAGAAAGTAGAGGTTTATGATTTGCGCATTGGTTCTTGGAGAGATTTGGATCATGTGGATCACCAATTGCCTACTATCTTTTGGAATCCATGTTTCGAGATGCTTCATCATGGAGCCTTTCATTGGTATGCAGTTGGAGACTTAACTTATGAAATCCTTTGCTTTGACATTTGTTTATCCTGAAaacggataataattgaatttatacgtggttttaaggatacgtgatataacttgacacTAATTaagagaatataataatattaaaattgacgATAAAAAAATAAATCCAAACCAAATGAATTGAATAGCCTTGGCCCTCGAGTTCGATCACCCTTGAACCAAGAGAAGTTTCAACTGATTTAAGAACAGAGTCGCAAGATAATGAAAACTAGAAAAAGACAATATATTGCTTTATGTTGCATAAATGTGATGTCTTTTACAAATTATCagcccctttatatagtaggggagttctaCTCTTGATACAGTTCTAAATGAAGTATGAAATCTCATTATTGGCTAATTAATCAGCCTAttcttgatacgtgccgagatctccACCGTGATCCACGTCCGATCGCGGATAGTTCATCCTTCTATTATCCGGCTTAGCAAATTTCCCTCGATCTCACCTTATCTCGATCTTGTTCGGTCCCGGGGTCTCGAGCTTGATGATATAACTTCGCACCTGGGTTCGATATCATTCGAGGTCGAACCTTAATCTATCACATTCCAGTCTCGATCAGTCATGCAAGGGGCGAGCCCTGTTTTGaacgtatacagatagtccctcatTTCTCGAAGAGAAGATGATAAGAAACAATATGAATTTCCGAATCCCGTCTCGATAGGCCATGACGTAAGCGATGATCGGTCATTGAGACACCCGGTTATGATGTAAGCGACAAACAGATCCCGAAACATCCGTCGGTcaagttaccaaggcattaaatgcctaTCAGTTGCTGGTCAGCCACTACGGGTTCTGAACCGTCACCAGCAAGCTATAAGTACCCTAATttttgttcattcaaactttacgttCAAAGCTCCTCTCATTCTTGTTTTCTCAAAAATCCCTTTACTGCAATTCTTGTAACCAAATTTCTTTAACCTTCAGCAAACCGCATACCTTCCTAATTCCCTTTTCTTCTGTTTTACAATGGCAAAAACTTCTAAAACAGTACCGCAAAAGGAGGtcgcttcttcatcacgacccaCCGGCGATGGGGCTGCGACGGAACTTCACCTTGAGGAGTTTGTTCCAACATGATGGCCTACCGTTGCCTATTTCAAGGTTGAAATGACTTTCTCGGTATCGGGTCGATGCGATCCGGTCTCGAGATACATATGCACAATAACCGAAGATCTCCTCACCAAGGTTAAAGAGGACTGCAACTGGACCAATAAATATTAGGTGGTACCTTTGCCGTGCCAGTAAGGCcccgttctcgagtatagatgaggcTTAGGACTACGGCTGGATGGGCCGTTTTGTCCGAATAAGGACCTCAGATCTGATCTCGGCCGAGgacatgccatttcccgagaagtgAAATATGTAACGActcaactggtcgttttgagcatttgaacttctctcggtagtttacgggcatgagtagctctgtatgatatattttgacttatgtgaatcgtcggttttgattttcaagttattcgggactgatttgaaagaatgattctcaactagggagctttaaatttgaaacagttgaccaagtttgactttttagcatttgacctcggattggaattttgatgttttcgttagctctgttagataattttggacttaggagcccgtccggattgtgatttggaggtccgtggttaaatttggctcgaaatgacgaaagttaaaattttggaaagtttgaccggtagtggacttttgatatgggggtcggattccgattccgaaagttggagcaggtccgtaatgtcgaataagacttgtgtgcaaaatttaaggtcaatcggacggtATCAGTTTtgaaagtttgaagtttcaaagttcattgatttcgagttgaggtttgattcgtcgttttgatgttgttatgtgtgttttgaggcctcgattaggtctgtattgtgttatggaaTTTATTGGCATATTcatacggggtcccgaggggctcgggtgagtttcgagcgaggttcggatcatttcattgtattttttggatttttgctaagaagctggttctggtgtgatcgcacatgcggctggtttgcgcatGTGCGATAGTCGCAGAAGCGTGAAGGGAGCTGGGCGTGAGGATCGTAGGTGCTGGTGCTTGGACGCACCTGTGCAACCGCAGATGTGGTTCAAgtgcgcagaagcgcgatcgcagaagcggcttaaagACCGTAGGTGCGAGGGATTGCTGGGTCAGGCTGTTTTCGTAGAAGCGAAGttttaccgcaaaagcggtggtcgcagatgcgacgaattgtccgcaaatgcggaatcgctggggagaagctatattatcgagggttttggttcgttcttctttttgggagctttggagctcggattgaggtgattcttgaagcaattttcaccatatgaat contains:
- the LOC104102340 gene encoding LOW QUALITY PROTEIN: F-box protein CPR1-like (The sequence of the model RefSeq protein was modified relative to this genomic sequence to represent the inferred CDS: substituted 2 bases at 2 genomic stop codons) codes for the protein MILDGIMKKLPKDVAIYILLRFSVKSLVRFKFISKSWYTLIQSSTFINSHLNRTTTKNEFILFSRSFRVETEGFKNVLSILSSDDYDDLIPGSQDLDLPCLTFTPYYRYNELVGPCDGLIVLTDNEVIVSFNAATKNYMLVPPSPFVCSKGYHLYFIGGIGFGFDSIGNDHYKFVRISEVFLDTDWGSEEKEQKVEVYDLRIGSWRDLDHVDHQLPTIFWNPCFEMLHHGAFHWYAVGDLTYEILCFDISTEIFQNMKMPDTHIANDGKRYRLAVLNESLTLICYPTPDTEIDSTQNRMDIWIMMXXGVNECWTNKYIIRPLPIESPLTIWRDHLLLLQSKSGHFISYNLSSNEVKEFDLHGYPENLRAIVYKESLISVPKRRREHSRKIKKF